One Prionailurus bengalensis isolate Pbe53 chromosome D3, Fcat_Pben_1.1_paternal_pri, whole genome shotgun sequence genomic region harbors:
- the RPLP0 gene encoding 60S acidic ribosomal protein P0 isoform X2: protein MQQIRMSLRGKAVVLMGKNTMMRKAIRGHLENNPALEKLLPHIRGNVGFVFTKEDLTEIRDMLLANKVPAAARAGAIAPCEVTVPAQNTGLGPEKTSFFQALGITTKISRGTIEILSDVQLIKTGDKVGASEATLLNMLNISPFSFGLIIQQVFDNGSIYNPEVLDITEETLHSRFLEGVRNVASVCLQIGYPTVASVPHSIINGYKRVLALSVETDYTFPLAEKVKAFLADPSAFVAAAPVAAATTAAPAAAAAPAKVEAKEESEESDEDMGFGLFD from the exons ATGCAGCAGATCCGCATGTCCCTCCGCGGGAAGGCTGTCGTGCTGATGGGCAAGAACACCATGATGCGCAAGGCCATCCGAGGGCATCTGGAGAACAACCCAGCTCTGGAGAA ACTGTTGCCTCATATCCGGGGGAATGTGGGCTTTGTGTTCACCAAGGAGGACCTCACTGAGATCAGGGACATGCTGCTGGCTAATAAG GTGCCAGCTGCTGCTCGTGCTGGTGCCATAGCCCCATGTGAAGTCACTGTGCCAGCCCAGAACACTGGTCTGGGGCCCGAGAAGACTTCCTTCTTCCAGGCTTTAGGCATCACCACTAAGATCTCCAGGGGCACCATTGAAATCCTG AGTGATGTGCAGCTGATTAAGACTGGAGACAAAGTGGGAGCCAGCGAAGCCACACTGTTGAACATGCTGAAcatctcccccttctcctttggGCTGATCATCCAGCAGGTGTTTGACAATGGCAGCATCTACAACCCTGAAGTGCTTGACATCACAGAGGAGACCCTGCATTCTCGCTTCCTGGAG GGTGTTCGCAATGTTGCCAGTGTATGTCTGCAGATAGGTTACCCGACTGTTGCATCAGTGCCCCATTCTATCATCAATGGATATAAGCGGGTCCTGGCTTTGTCTGTGGAGACTGATTATACCTTCCCACTTGCTGAAAAG GTCAAGGCCTTCTTGGCTGATCCATCTGCATTTGTGGCTGCTGCCCCCGTGGCCGCTGCCACCACTGCTgcacctgctgctgctgcagcCCCAGCCAAGGTTGAAGCAAAGGAAGAGTCGGAGGAATCAGATGAGGATATGGGATTTGGTCTCTTTGACTAA
- the RPLP0 gene encoding 60S acidic ribosomal protein P0 isoform X1, whose product MPREDRATWKSNYFLKIIQLLDDYPKCFIVGADNVGSKQMQQIRMSLRGKAVVLMGKNTMMRKAIRGHLENNPALEKLLPHIRGNVGFVFTKEDLTEIRDMLLANKVPAAARAGAIAPCEVTVPAQNTGLGPEKTSFFQALGITTKISRGTIEILSDVQLIKTGDKVGASEATLLNMLNISPFSFGLIIQQVFDNGSIYNPEVLDITEETLHSRFLEGVRNVASVCLQIGYPTVASVPHSIINGYKRVLALSVETDYTFPLAEKVKAFLADPSAFVAAAPVAAATTAAPAAAAAPAKVEAKEESEESDEDMGFGLFD is encoded by the exons CAACTTTTGGACGATTATCCAAAATGCTTCATTGTGGGAGCAGACAACGTAGGTTCCAAGCAGATGCAGCAGATCCGCATGTCCCTCCGCGGGAAGGCTGTCGTGCTGATGGGCAAGAACACCATGATGCGCAAGGCCATCCGAGGGCATCTGGAGAACAACCCAGCTCTGGAGAA ACTGTTGCCTCATATCCGGGGGAATGTGGGCTTTGTGTTCACCAAGGAGGACCTCACTGAGATCAGGGACATGCTGCTGGCTAATAAG GTGCCAGCTGCTGCTCGTGCTGGTGCCATAGCCCCATGTGAAGTCACTGTGCCAGCCCAGAACACTGGTCTGGGGCCCGAGAAGACTTCCTTCTTCCAGGCTTTAGGCATCACCACTAAGATCTCCAGGGGCACCATTGAAATCCTG AGTGATGTGCAGCTGATTAAGACTGGAGACAAAGTGGGAGCCAGCGAAGCCACACTGTTGAACATGCTGAAcatctcccccttctcctttggGCTGATCATCCAGCAGGTGTTTGACAATGGCAGCATCTACAACCCTGAAGTGCTTGACATCACAGAGGAGACCCTGCATTCTCGCTTCCTGGAG GGTGTTCGCAATGTTGCCAGTGTATGTCTGCAGATAGGTTACCCGACTGTTGCATCAGTGCCCCATTCTATCATCAATGGATATAAGCGGGTCCTGGCTTTGTCTGTGGAGACTGATTATACCTTCCCACTTGCTGAAAAG GTCAAGGCCTTCTTGGCTGATCCATCTGCATTTGTGGCTGCTGCCCCCGTGGCCGCTGCCACCACTGCTgcacctgctgctgctgcagcCCCAGCCAAGGTTGAAGCAAAGGAAGAGTCGGAGGAATCAGATGAGGATATGGGATTTGGTCTCTTTGACTAA